Genomic window (Macrobrachium nipponense isolate FS-2020 chromosome 35, ASM1510439v2, whole genome shotgun sequence):
AAGTACATTAGCTTTTCTTGGTCTATTGCTAAAGATGAAAATGTCATGAATTCAACACTGTAAACACAATGATTTTTCAAAGTAGGGTATCAAGCTaacaatctttttctttttaatcatgattatttttataaaagattttCCCTTTACCAGGAATTGTAAAGTTAATGTTGGACAGCTAATTGAATTAAAGACCAAAGGAAAAAAGTTAACattgaaaaaattaacattgaaCACCACTGCAGTCTGGGCTGAATGAGCACTGCAAAAAGAAAACCTTTAACATCTGCAACATGCTGCAGAAGGCATGCAGAGTAACATACCTTTTGTAACATTTGCAGTTCCCTAAACATCTTTTAATTCTCTACTAGAAATTTGCATTCTCAGTTCATCCTGACCTTGGATATTAGTTGTCTTCTTTACCACCTACCCTGAACTTGGGGTGCTAGGGGCTTTGTCTCCATCCTAACCTGACCTAGGAAGTCCAAAAAATATATAGGTAAGCATTCTACCTTTACTATTCCCAACTTAAACTTAGAGCATCATACATCATAAACTTGAAATGTAAAGTTTCATCTTCACTTAACCTTGAACGCCAGTTCTAGCTGTCTCCCTCCTTAACGTTGGGAGGTACAGCTACTCTCAATCAAGTTCAGAAGAAGCATTCTGCCATTGAGAGGTAGCCCACTTATCAGTAGAAAGGAATAAAACAGTTCCAGATGGAAAGAACTGTTTTACATATATCCTTtagtaaaaattatttattctatGTCCATTTATGGATGGAAGAGTAACCAATAACACCATGGGACTCCAGATGCCCAATAACAAATAATACTGAAATAGCCAGTGTAGAGTTTTTATTATGTTCTATGCAGGAAATCGAAGTGATAGATTTTCCCAAAAAAACAAGGTTAAACAAAAAAGTTAATCGTACAGAAAAGACCCAAGGGATGCCATGTCCAGTACCAGCTCCttgggaaataatgaaaaactgtTGAGAAGAAGGTAGCATGACGGCGGAAAAAATGGGCAatatatgggaggatgcttgAATAAATAGCCGATAATAACTTCACAGGCCACAAAGCCATTTTATTGCTTACTTCCTCTTCACGGAACAACAACTGTAGTTATAACTTTTACCAACAAAGGCACTAGCGGCAAAACACAGacaatgtaatataaataaattgtaaacttgaataaatatgtatagaattattcatcttgagtTTCTTACTCAACAAAAACCATAAACATATGACAGTACATTTCTTGATCTCGGTAAATTTCATCAATTTATCTGGTGTACGgcactagggtaaacaaccgcagtcgatccatcgtcattgcgtggctcggccttattcactcgatatttaattggtgaaacaagaatacaattacatctttaagcataccattcaaaagattgaagtttcgtcaacataatgtgacatatgaaagcaccatacgaactaaaataagcatgtgagctcttcgtaaaatatgttttcaaggcagttttgaaatccaatatggcggcagcCGTGTGACTTGTCGTTCGTAatcacagacaatccaccatctttcccagccttcccagcactcatttgaacaatgttagcatatatatgtaacgtttcttgatcttactcaagattgcagttgtaatcagcacaataaaacaacattttgttacctatattagtgaaagtatgaaactttattcccagggtcatggtttgaactgaaattcatttttaccttgtaatcggtggttttatcctcactgccatcacaactgaaactccacagtgcttatttgattgtaattatacacattttggtcttaattcactccaaattgcacttgaaccacattgcagttcctggttcctaagagctcactccacaaacacagttacgggcagcacacgagtacacggtttatgaggtgcaaagctttattcccttaattgtttactttacttattgtttagtttaactttactttgttacttcaaaatgtttatttaattcatgtctattatcccttttttgcaaccaaattaaccccgaaaaattacagatatttctgaagtacttacgagcagacgacgcgacggcaaaatgactcatcgttgccaatctagtggagctccACACTTACGCCggtgcatttacaaactgtttccatgaattctagttgtcatagtaatgcagtaatgataaaattgctgtaatatgtatatatactacaaatagatacgctaatttcacttatttccccggttttgtgaaagtctcatacccagtttggaaggtaaacacataccaattgacaacactgataaacaattgaagagcacaaAGAATGcagtagttcccttggataagtgtggtgtgcggatttagcacaggaaatgggaagtttgttgacacaagcaactctgcaaacattgagatggcatcaatcttctaaacatttttagttataagcaaaaattttgaaagcgtcatgggggGTGGTGTGCACTGCGTTTggtcacacttttcattaccctctgtttaatcttaaaatatggcctgatttctaactttggagaaaacacttacttcgaaaggagagtagaggtctcgaacTGTTCCtttcaccaccaacaactcatgactgatgaccatctcctgtgtcaggacgtgttaaaagtactttttcggagggtggccacaaaTGCAGTAGTCAGTGGGTTGGCCaggtccagtcggttgtttactcTATATACAACCTTTTCTATATACCTAGGTAGTTCAATCGAAAAATGGTAGAACTACATACTAACAGCGCATGGGGCATTATCTTGGAAATTAacattttctgtaatattttggttgcttatcaagaatgtaccattatttttttcccagttgactgtaattaaccttAGAAGTTGTATGCTGGCCATCCTGGAATGCTAATTTGCATGCGCAGTGTTGGTAACAGGTGGATTTTCATCCGCCGGGGGTTCACCGTCCCGCCTAAGTAACACAGCCTACTACATATGTTAGGTTAGGGCAAGTTAACCAAATGCTATAAGACAATATCTACGTGCAGAGCTCTTCTGTAGAATTAACCAGAAAACTACCTTCtatgtaagaaattaatttatctcaAGTCTACGTAAAAAGATGCATACCTGATAGCTATAACTGACAGCGTAACCTCACCAACTTGTTAGGCTACTAGCCTGTCCCTAAAGTACCATTAGGTAATAGAATAAATGTGCATGAATAAGGCAAAGAGCAGAACCAGACATAGCTAGAGCCTAACCTTCATTAGGCTAGgccttcattttaataatatccAACATCTAGACTGGTTAGGCTAGCGGTAGCCTAACCTATGGGGTACTTATAGAAGCTCGCATTAGTGGAGGAATTACAGTAAATACTGAAATTGCAGGGTAAGAATTACCTACTTCAGGAATCATGGAAAATTTAACCAAATTTTACGCTGAACTACCTACTAGCTAGTAGTAGCTACCTATTACCTAGTGGGTACTAGTACCCGACTACCGAGTCAGTGGAAATCCAATACAAGAATTACTAGGTTAGTACATTACCTaggtacaaaaataccactgctGTAATCACAGCAATAGTAAAATATTTCTTGATAGGATACCACATCAATTACCAGAATCGTCATGAGAAAATTACTAGTAGTACCTACAGTATGAATCAGCAATTCCCGAAATCACCAGATGAACTGTAGAAACAGGAATCAATGCAATTTTAAATATACTCAGGAATCACATTACCTAGTTGCAAGTAAAGAATTTGCCATAAATAATACAGGAATCACAGCAATAACTGAAATCGTCAGGAGATAGTACACCACGAAGGGAATTACAGCAACAACACAGTCAAttcaaaatgttttcaaaatttgTATTGCTGTCTTATTTACACGGTATTGGATACCAAAGCCCAAAGGGTAAAGTTAGTGTTGTTAGAGTAATGTTTCTCAGTTTTTTACTTGAGTAGACAATTAAAACCATCTAAATAAAGTAATCAGCTatgataacatttaaaaaatatagtaattcaaaataatttcaattgtCAATTGTGAACTTTTTATTGGATAAAAATttttacgaactggatattggtacggcagccgtaccccgatctcggtagatattggtacggcagtgaattgcgcatgcgctaaccgttgtttaccgcctcacgcatatccaaagactatatactgaagtatatacacagtctttgggcatatcagtgacagcaagaaaaatggtgacggaacagcatgaaccgcggaataataaattacattagttttcgccgaaaaacagatgttttcaggctttaacgagctgaagaaagccatagacatctatgaagactcaaactttcaaaaattgggtaattcatggtatatacgtaggtcacgaacgatcgaatcggccctgaaaagaattccgaagaggagattcaaagaggattatatataaatatatacactaccatcgtacctttggtgactttctcggctCTTTATTCTGCCCGACGTCGGCAGCTGCAAGGGCCGTTAtatactttacaatattcttttaattcacttcattgggtatattgcagctgtcggagaagacgatagaatttaccaggtCCATTAAAATCTggatagtgttgtttttgtagtacaaaaaagcgggacacaattcacaaaagctaaacaaacaaaaacaggggGGAGGAACATTTTGctaactgaaaaaacaaaaaagggggacagatgttcaaaaagcgtgaCTGTCCCACCTAAAAGCCGAGCTCTGGTTtgcataatacagtatgattagcaaactggtaaacggatacagctaactgccgtatctacagcaagtcaagaccGCAAATACGGcgccaatgacagaatctgccgtaccctcaccgcactatattatttgtacggcaggaagtctgaaattgacgcatgcgcaattcactgccgtaccaatatctaccacgatcgggatacggctgccgtacctatatcctgtgccaaatTTTTATAGCATACATTTCAGTATACATTACTTTTCACTGCAAGCAAATGTTCTCTTCAAGAACTACTTACCGATGGAATAAGTAAATTGCTTTTTATAGGAGGAAATATTTGGtattattgtgaatatatataactaataaccatatatatacatacatacacacacacacatacgtatatacatatataatatatatatatataacctatatgtatatataattatttaccatgttataaaCAATTTAACAATTACATGTACTTTATCCATCAGAAACTTCATTGTATGTGAACGAAACACTTGTGCATCTAAGAAAAAgtagtatgtagatatatatatatatatatatatatatatattatatatatatatatatatatatatatatatatatatatatatatatatatatatatatatatatatatatatataggtatattagaTGAACAAATGTTTCACTCACTAAATGAAGTTTTTGATGGATAAAGTATAattgtaaaattgtttttaaCAAGGTAAATATTTAGTACTTCTTGTTGAACAATATATAAACACTAaccatacttttatatatatatatatatatatatatatatatatatatatatatatataatattgtgtttaTATAGTTCAACAAAAAGTACTAAATATTTACCTTGttaaaaacaattttacaatTATACTTTATCCTTCGAAAACTTCATTTAGTGAGTGAAACATTTgtgcatctaatatatatatatatatatatatatatatatatatatatatatatatatatatatatatatatatatatatatatatataatatattatatagctacaTATTTTTCCTGTGAGGGGTTGTTTGAATAATAGGAAATTACTTACATAACGTATTCCATaaacaaaacaagtgaaaaactAAAGATCTAATTCCTCCCAATTTTATAAGGCTTATTCTCGTGAAATTGCTTCACTGATTACCGTTATACCTAAGTCAAGGGCATATTTCAATTCTCGTAACAAGCTATTTAAAGTGGCTTCGAAACTGGGATCCTTAACGTTTATTtgcatggtgttttaacgttgcatggaaccagtggttattgggACTCAACGCTCATAACCATAGGTTACTCAGGGTTTGTATAATTTATATTGCTATAAAAGCACTAGTAAtagcattttttcttctttaccgaTTTGCTATGTAAAAATTATGTTTCAGTTCCAAGTTTACTTATACGCTACATTTCTGGTGAATGCTTGTTAAAAGTTAGAAACAAACCAAGTCCATTAACCATCAAGACCCTAGAATGAGCAAATTAATTAGTTTCCAATTTATGGAGTATAAAAGCTTTAAAGTTTTACTAGATGCCTGAGTAACTTAATATTTCTTTAgcgatttcattttttattttatctatcaaTAAATTTAGACtagcattcattattttttgaagGTTAAGACAATTTAGTTCAACTTTGTAATCTAGGTATCTCCTTTATATATTAGTTCCGCTGTCtggaaacttattagtttcattggtattttactgtaaaaaaaaagaattatatttccACCATTACTTAAACTAGCCATGTCCAGTTTCATAATagcatttattttacttttttccattAAGTGGTCTGGCCTAAAAATCATTTGTAGAGAACTTATTCTGTTAGCCAATTACTAATTACTTATAATTTGTTTCTCTTTCAACTAGGTAATACACTTTCTTTTTGTTGGCAAACTTTTTACTCAAGATAAGTTTATTCATTCCATCTGAGAATACATGAAAGTAAACTGATAAAAATTGAACAATTTTATTAAGATACATCTCACATACAAGAGACCTCTAGAGAAAAAGGCGAGCGCAAGAACGCACGCAGTCAGGTACATTTGTCTTATAAAACGATAAAAACTCTTAAATCTTACATTGTACTGTACAAAGACTCCTACGGAGTAATAAATATTTCTCTATCACTTtatggaaattttaaatatacatcTAGCAAATGGGTCCGTCAACGTAGATATCTACTTCTTTGCCTTCTTGGCTGCAGGCTTCTTTGCTGCGGGCTTTTTGGCGGCCTTCTTAGCTGCGGGCTTCTTGGCGGCTGGTTTCTTTGCGACCTTCTTAACTGCGGGCTTTTTGGCGGCCTTCTTAGCTGCTGCAGGTTTCTTGACTGCCTTCTTGGCGGCGGGCTTCTTTGTGGCCTTCTTGGCGGCGGGCTTCTTTGCGACCTTCTTAGCTGCAGATGCGGGCTTCTTGGCGACCTTCTTAGCCTTCTTAGGCTTGGCAGGAGCCTCTGCCTTGACAAGCCTGAACGACCCAGAGGCACCAGCGCCCTTCACCTGCTTAATGGCGCCCGCGGCGACGCCCCTCTTCAGCGCCTGCTTCAGCTGGGTGCCGGCGGCCTTAGCGTCGACTTTGTAGTTGGAGACAATGTACTTCAGGATTGCCTGACGGGAGGAGCCAGAACGCTCCTTCAGGGCGGCGATGGCAGCAGCAATCATGGCAGAATATTTGGGATGGGAGGCAGGCTTCTTCGGTGCCTTTGCCTTCGCCTTCTTCGGGGAAGCTGGGGCGGCTGCGGGAGCGTCAGTCATTTTGGAGAGTGAGAGGAGGAGCGCGACGCGATACGCACTGAGTCTAAGCGTGTGAGCGAATGTCGACTCTAAATTCCAATTTTCCTGGTTATTGAGgagtgcggacggatatgtagtcaAGCCTCTCGCGCGCCCGTTTTCGTTCAGTTTCACAATCTTGCTGGCGCTATCTGTGTTTGTTATAATTACTCTGGCGGGACTTTAACGACCGTACTCTATGGTCCTGCATTTTCATATTTACAGAAACGACTGAAAAAGAATTGATCTTCAGGTTTATATACTTACATTTTTCGTAAAGGCTTCTCCGAGTGATTTATTATCGCATTTCTCGGGATAGTGGTTGTCTTGGATACCACCTTCTCTGACAAAACACTAAATAactattattacaaaaatatattttatatttattacatacgtatatgtagaagaataaatttactttgtttGTGTATGATCAATTAAAACCTTCGACTTCCGTAAACCTATGAAAATTACGTCGAAAGATGCACCACTAACACAACTTCTGGCGCCTGGCCATCCTAAGAGCACGCATAGCCCCGTGATTTATTTTCTTCGATAATTTATTATTGGCATTTAATTAACGCTTGTTGTTGTAATTAAATGATAGTTTGTATCAATATCGTCCATTTGACCATAAAAATTCAAGTTGAACTCGAAACAcacattttttattgaatattttccgACGCTCCTATAGTGCAAGGAGTGACTACTGGTAGGCTGCTCCCACAACCGTACGTCGTGGAAGCTGCCgaataaaatttatgtttttctcttCGTCTTTTGTCATATTCAATTGCAGACTGAAATGAATGTCCAAATAACGTCTAAATAATATTCAAGAAAGTTTGTTTATGTAGAAATGTCTACAAAATGCGAGAATTTCCGCCGTCTTTGGTCTACCTAAGATTACACAGAGATCGAACCTACTACATAAGACGTTCGTGTAGGATGTGTTTTTCTACGATGTTTTGATCGTGTTTTTCTTCAATGCGTGCGTTTTTCCGCTT
Coding sequences:
- the LOC135208741 gene encoding late histone H1-like, which gives rise to MTDAPAAAPASPKKAKAKAPKKPASHPKYSAMIAAAIAALKERSGSSRQAILKYIVSNYKVDAKAAGTQLKQALKRGVAAGAIKQVKGAGASGSFRLVKAEAPAKPKKAKKVAKKPASAAKKVAKKPAAKKATKKPAAKKAVKKPAAAKKAAKKPAVKKVAKKPAAKKPAAKKAAKKPAAKKPAAKKAKK